Proteins from a genomic interval of Tolypothrix sp. PCC 7712:
- a CDS encoding tyrosine-type recombinase/integrase, which translates to MKVDGNGQGKILSQDELRRLFTEGLLTPRDRALFGICLFTGCRVSEALALNMTDIKSGTITFRKSTTKGKYKTRIVDIPPTLSAILAEYQPKGAVMFPGKRGVTERLTRFMADKILREACKRIGVEGVSTHSFRRTALTQMSSAGIPLRTIQEISGHSDLGTLQRYLEVTPEQKRKAVSVIGF; encoded by the coding sequence ATGAAGGTAGACGGCAACGGACAAGGCAAGATATTAAGCCAAGACGAATTGAGGCGATTGTTCACCGAGGGGTTACTTACCCCACGCGATCGCGCTCTGTTTGGCATCTGCCTGTTTACTGGTTGTCGCGTATCAGAAGCTTTGGCTCTCAACATGACTGATATCAAGTCTGGAACCATCACTTTCCGGAAGTCTACCACCAAAGGCAAGTACAAAACACGGATTGTAGACATTCCACCAACGCTATCAGCCATACTAGCGGAGTATCAGCCCAAGGGGGCGGTGATGTTTCCGGGTAAGCGTGGTGTAACTGAACGGCTGACTCGATTCATGGCAGACAAGATTCTCAGAGAAGCCTGCAAGCGCATTGGGGTAGAAGGAGTTAGCACCCACTCGTTTAGGCGAACTGCCCTGACGCAGATGTCCAGTGCGGGGATACCTTTACGAACTATTCAAGAAATCTCAGGACACAGCGATTTAGGTACATTGCAGCGTTATTTAGAGGTTACGCCGGAGCAGAAGCGGAAGGCGGTTTCGGTGATTGGGTTTTAG
- a CDS encoding NACHT domain-containing protein: MKLVQYIKKLKSAKNSLKQQRLYALLFTLTLWLVLYTSLIPSYSQVPTPTPTSTLPTEKLKKEIQQQAEYDVEDDIPRKQTKELLDLYGKEAVGIEPKTIKRIYDDEYKKRSEAKKKDLRELLKPENGWLAAIVLFIVLIFKDTLTKWVSKFFDAVGNQIYSKLSGIQLLRGVALNRYRDELKHKYEKLKISFRPDRPLKLKDVYVPLKVTGTNDNELIDALQAITNHRRLMVKGSPGSGKTMLLRHIALCYADGRWSSLFNKFQCIPILLELHRLSSSEKTIQEHLEDAFDRDGFKNAKHFVSESLDKGRLLLLFDGLDEVNSDSRERVVNEIKNLLDKYLKCPVIITCRTAVYRDEFHEVVEKTLEVVEFSDQQIREFLAPWKPDMPADKSVEQLMQTLQDRPRIMALARNPLMLTIIAYLYADTPVVLPHSRAEFYRIATDILLEQWHRERNKFQARDKKLILQHLALFFQDNANQQGQDRRSVDWRTVESEVMNILPDLNLQPDCTRAILVEIVERNGLLLAIDGGERYQFAHLTLQEFFAANQLRDNADGLISRFKADPDAWRETLKLWCGIASNSTNLITEVRTVDPVVAFECLADVQKVDSTLALEIINSFKSRLGEDGNEDIVNHAFAAVAADDRRRTDVFSFLKETLENTSETDARRKAVVNALSLTNLSSAAELLTQQYANLDNIEFRLNLDQALIRMGDIAVPKIEEVVTADSIHQVMDALVGIATPSALQALVNWLWDKDENRALRAALLLASLIKQLKYRTMLNACQLPKDYFRLLGSYDWIVKPYRAEPVLNTILLQISNIISKKLIDPVEVIDQLYLRDFDLKLIIPICFIQALENRDFKKSLGVRHREWENYIQTLCGQNVIGFLISNISPKYIIYIVELSSIEYLRVWSLKDKYTKEKDLFIENIKKVDLYLWSRFVNIIGESSLVRREFEFFGKFLRILSIGKGDVVRCETDFINRLKRVIFLESRFDEEDWGNRLEKEEGRWKEMYESIQELILTRMEEGKRNLFQTMNGWEGKVIINKKLAPPPKK; this comes from the coding sequence ATGAAACTAGTTCAATATATTAAAAAATTAAAGTCTGCAAAAAATAGTTTAAAGCAGCAACGATTATACGCACTTCTGTTTACGCTAACACTGTGGTTAGTACTTTATACATCATTAATTCCAAGCTATTCTCAGGTTCCTACTCCTACCCCAACTTCTACCTTACCTACAGAAAAACTCAAAAAGGAGATTCAGCAGCAAGCTGAATATGATGTTGAAGATGATATTCCAAGAAAACAGACTAAAGAATTACTTGATTTATATGGTAAAGAAGCTGTAGGAATAGAACCGAAAACAATTAAAAGAATTTATGATGATGAATACAAAAAGCGCTCCGAAGCAAAGAAGAAGGACTTACGAGAACTCCTAAAGCCGGAAAACGGATGGTTAGCTGCAATAGTTTTGTTTATCGTTCTAATTTTTAAAGATACTTTAACAAAATGGGTTAGTAAATTTTTTGATGCTGTTGGAAATCAAATTTATAGCAAACTATCAGGAATTCAATTACTACGTGGTGTTGCACTAAACCGATACAGAGACGAACTCAAACATAAGTATGAGAAATTAAAAATTTCGTTTCGACCTGATAGACCTCTAAAACTAAAAGATGTATATGTCCCACTAAAAGTTACAGGTACTAATGACAATGAGTTGATTGATGCCCTTCAAGCTATAACTAACCATCGCCGACTTATGGTTAAAGGTTCTCCTGGTTCTGGGAAGACAATGCTGCTAAGGCATATTGCTCTTTGTTATGCTGATGGTCGTTGGTCTAGCTTATTTAATAAATTCCAATGTATTCCAATTTTATTGGAACTACACAGATTAAGCTCTTCAGAAAAGACAATACAAGAACACTTAGAGGATGCCTTTGATAGAGATGGCTTCAAGAACGCAAAACATTTTGTCTCTGAAAGTTTAGATAAAGGTAGACTGCTATTGCTATTTGATGGTCTTGATGAAGTGAATAGTGATTCTCGTGAACGGGTAGTTAATGAAATCAAAAATTTATTAGATAAGTATCTGAAGTGTCCTGTTATTATTACTTGCCGCACGGCTGTTTACAGAGATGAATTTCATGAGGTAGTTGAAAAGACTCTAGAAGTTGTTGAGTTCAGCGACCAACAGATTCGGGAATTTTTAGCTCCCTGGAAGCCAGATATGCCAGCAGATAAATCTGTTGAGCAACTTATGCAAACGTTGCAAGACAGACCGCGAATTATGGCTTTGGCGCGTAATCCGCTAATGCTTACTATTATTGCTTATCTTTATGCTGATACCCCTGTTGTACTACCCCATTCAAGGGCAGAGTTTTATCGGATAGCAACAGATATTCTATTAGAACAATGGCATAGAGAACGCAACAAATTTCAAGCGCGTGATAAAAAACTTATACTTCAACACTTAGCACTTTTCTTCCAAGACAATGCTAACCAACAAGGACAAGACCGTCGCAGCGTAGATTGGAGAACTGTTGAATCAGAGGTAATGAACATACTTCCTGACCTCAATCTTCAGCCTGACTGCACCAGAGCCATACTGGTTGAAATTGTAGAACGTAATGGTCTATTACTTGCTATTGATGGCGGTGAACGTTACCAGTTCGCACACTTGACCTTACAGGAATTTTTCGCAGCCAATCAATTACGGGACAATGCTGATGGTCTAATTAGTCGTTTTAAAGCTGACCCAGATGCTTGGCGTGAAACTCTTAAACTCTGGTGTGGAATAGCTTCTAATAGTACAAATTTAATTACAGAAGTACGCACAGTAGATCCAGTTGTTGCATTTGAGTGCTTGGCTGATGTTCAAAAAGTTGATTCGACATTAGCTTTGGAAATTATTAATAGCTTTAAATCCCGGCTGGGAGAAGATGGAAATGAGGATATAGTAAATCATGCCTTTGCAGCAGTCGCTGCGGACGACAGAAGACGTACAGATGTGTTCTCTTTTTTAAAAGAAACCCTTGAGAACACAAGTGAAACAGATGCTCGTCGTAAGGCTGTCGTAAATGCTTTGTCGTTGACTAACTTATCAAGTGCGGCGGAATTATTAACTCAGCAGTATGCCAATTTGGATAATATAGAATTTCGCCTGAATTTAGATCAGGCTTTGATACGTATGGGCGATATAGCTGTGCCTAAAATTGAGGAAGTTGTAACCGCCGATTCTATCCATCAGGTTATGGATGCTCTGGTGGGTATTGCTACTCCCAGTGCGTTACAAGCTTTAGTTAATTGGCTGTGGGATAAAGACGAAAATAGAGCTTTGCGTGCTGCATTGCTTTTAGCTTCTTTAATTAAACAGTTAAAATATAGGACAATGCTAAATGCTTGTCAACTTCCCAAAGATTATTTTCGACTGCTTGGCAGTTATGATTGGATAGTTAAACCATATAGAGCCGAGCCAGTTCTTAATACAATTTTATTACAAATATCTAACATAATAAGCAAAAAACTTATTGACCCAGTTGAGGTAATAGACCAGCTATATCTGAGAGATTTTGATTTGAAACTCATTATACCTATCTGTTTTATTCAAGCCTTAGAAAATCGAGATTTCAAAAAATCCCTAGGTGTTAGACATAGGGAGTGGGAAAATTATATTCAGACCCTTTGTGGGCAGAATGTTATAGGTTTTCTAATTTCTAATATTTCTCCAAAATATATAATTTATATCGTCGAGTTAAGCAGCATAGAATATTTAAGAGTTTGGAGTTTAAAAGACAAGTATACAAAAGAAAAGGATTTATTTATAGAAAACATAAAGAAAGTAGATTTGTATTTGTGGAGTAGATTTGTAAATATAATAGGGGAGAGTAGTTTAGTGAGGAGAGAATTTGAGTTTTTTGGGAAGTTTTTGAGAATTTTAAGTATTGGGAAGGGGGATGTTGTTCGTTGTGAAACCGATTTCATTAACCGATTGAAAAGAGTAATATTTTTGGAATCGCGATTTGATGAGGAAGATTGGGGGAACAGATTGGAGAAAGAAGAAGGAAGATGGAAAGAAATGTATGAAAGTATACAGGAATTGATACTTACGAGAATGGAGGAGGGTAAGAGAAATCTTTTCCAAACGATGAACGGATGGGAAGGAAAGGTAATAATTAATAAAAAACTAGCACCTCCACCCAAAAAATAG